In Janthinobacterium sp. 67, a genomic segment contains:
- a CDS encoding M48 family metallopeptidase — MTPFQALLTVPDGGSAGTPVSAHFFGSQLAIDAPGHAVDVAQLVVSVGGVDGPELFLNWLDAQGRQASLKPLTASDIAIVLREAPAALQPQLQRLWGERQRNRRQVSGWLAGLTGAAVVAASLLWWQGGNAIGALAGWIPLSTEKQLGELALAQVRAQGGISENGVAQQTVQEIGRKLTAASRYEYRWLVKNDDTVNAFAMPGGIIVVHTGLLRQAADPGELAGVLAHEVQHVEQRHSLRQMISSLGWGALVGVTIGDISAVAAMLAHQAGTLYFSRDMEEEADRLGLLALQRAHIRPDGMLRFFQQLDDKNEAKVPDWISSHPQTAARAQQIRSLIAATPCPACLPLTSSHWQGMKAALRPTAK; from the coding sequence ATGACGCCATTCCAGGCACTGTTGACAGTGCCCGACGGCGGCTCCGCCGGCACGCCCGTCAGCGCTCATTTTTTCGGCAGCCAGCTGGCCATCGATGCGCCCGGCCATGCTGTCGACGTGGCGCAGCTGGTCGTCAGCGTAGGTGGCGTCGATGGCCCGGAACTGTTCCTGAACTGGCTCGACGCACAAGGACGGCAAGCCTCGCTGAAACCGCTGACGGCTAGCGACATCGCCATCGTCTTGCGCGAAGCGCCGGCCGCGCTGCAGCCGCAACTGCAGCGCCTGTGGGGCGAGCGCCAGCGCAACCGGCGGCAAGTGTCGGGCTGGCTGGCAGGTTTGACGGGCGCGGCCGTCGTCGCAGCCAGCCTGCTGTGGTGGCAAGGCGGCAATGCCATCGGCGCGCTGGCGGGATGGATTCCCCTGTCGACGGAAAAACAGCTGGGCGAACTGGCCCTGGCGCAAGTGCGCGCGCAGGGCGGCATCAGCGAAAACGGCGTGGCCCAGCAAACGGTGCAGGAGATCGGCCGCAAGCTGACGGCCGCTTCGCGCTACGAGTACCGCTGGCTCGTCAAGAACGACGACACGGTCAACGCATTCGCCATGCCGGGCGGCATTATCGTCGTGCATACGGGCTTGCTGCGCCAGGCAGCCGACCCGGGCGAGCTGGCCGGCGTACTTGCGCATGAAGTGCAGCATGTGGAGCAGCGCCATTCGCTGCGGCAAATGATCAGCAGCCTGGGCTGGGGCGCCCTCGTGGGCGTGACCATCGGCGACATCAGCGCCGTGGCCGCCATGCTGGCGCACCAGGCCGGCACTTTGTATTTCAGCCGCGACATGGAGGAAGAGGCGGACCGCCTCGGTTTGCTCGCCTTGCAGCGCGCGCACATCCGTCCCGATGGCATGCTGCGCTTTTTCCAGCAGCTCGATGACAAGAACGAGGCCAAGGTGCCGGACTGGATTTCTTCACACCCGCAAACGGCGGCACGCGCGCAGCAGATCCGCAGCCTGATCGCCGCCACGCCCTGCCCTGCCTGCCTTCCCTTGACCAGCAGCCACTGGCAAGGCATGAAAGCAGCCCTGCGGCCTACGGCAAAATAG
- a CDS encoding HDOD domain-containing protein: protein MNKLQAFGLIVSQAVRGELTFPTSVNSALQLQLALAEPDCHIDHAIKLVLAEPLLAARTVALANSAVYSRGEAAPVTSVRAAVMRMGYRNLYALVAAMVVRQFGSKIIDPVLRQKATQLWEHTAHVAALAHVLARRVTHVDADTALFAGIVHEVGGFYLLSRADEFPGLLDDDADHWMESAEEIISREVMKKLLIPLAVSEAIEGLRDGLLSIPPDSLLDTLLLAKQLSPVSSPLQVTYVEMLTPSDSVIDFIIDNDTLQSILAESNEEVRSMSAALLV from the coding sequence ATGAACAAATTGCAGGCTTTTGGTTTGATTGTTTCCCAGGCGGTGCGCGGCGAATTAACGTTTCCCACGAGTGTTAATTCCGCATTGCAATTGCAATTGGCCCTGGCGGAACCGGACTGCCATATCGACCATGCCATCAAGCTGGTCCTGGCCGAACCCTTGCTGGCGGCGCGCACGGTCGCGTTGGCCAACTCGGCCGTGTACAGCCGCGGCGAGGCGGCGCCCGTGACCAGCGTGCGCGCCGCCGTCATGCGCATGGGCTACCGCAATCTGTACGCACTGGTGGCGGCCATGGTGGTACGCCAGTTCGGCAGCAAGATCATCGACCCCGTCCTGCGCCAGAAGGCGACCCAGCTGTGGGAGCACACTGCCCACGTGGCGGCGCTGGCGCACGTGCTTGCCCGCCGCGTCACGCACGTCGATGCCGACACGGCGCTGTTCGCCGGCATCGTGCATGAGGTGGGCGGTTTTTACCTGTTGTCGCGTGCCGACGAATTTCCTGGTTTGCTCGACGACGATGCGGATCACTGGATGGAGTCCGCTGAAGAAATCATTTCCCGCGAAGTCATGAAGAAACTCTTGATCCCGCTGGCAGTGAGCGAAGCCATCGAAGGCTTGCGCGATGGCTTGCTGTCGATCCCGCCTGATTCCCTGCTCGATACCTTATTGTTGGCGAAGCAACTGTCGCCCGTGTCCTCACCTTTGCAGGTGACGTACGTGGAAATGCTCACCCCTTCCGATTCCGTCATCGATTTCATCATCGACAACGACACCTTGCAAAGCATCCTGGCCGAGTCAAACGAGGAAGTGCGCTCGATGAGCGCCGCGCTGCTCGTCTGA
- a CDS encoding DUF885 domain-containing protein translates to MKHRFAAGTLGTLTISLLLAYAPMTQAAQPAAKSVAVSAPKAKQQLQVLADKYYDALARFEPINATESGDNRFDDQLGSAIVPAARAKQFALYHQYQKTLRGIARAQLSHQDQINYDILDYELATALSFERFPEYLLPLNQMDSMPVTLANYAGGEASQPLTTVKEYDAYLSRIGQLPGWIDQAIANMKVGMQKGIVLPKALTESALPQFKKLVSATPQDSVYYTPIKNLPASFSEADKARLTQTYTVIIEAKLMPALQRLSTFMERDYLPAGRTSSGWSALPDGAAWYQARVASSTTTDLKPEQIHAIGLKEVARIQEQYAIVGPKMGYNGPAAGLPVWVSEQAKYRPFKTEQEVLDVYRKLNVLLDSKLPALFTLVPKAPLDLRLEPELSRDTAADHYTAPAADGSRPGVFWSVVTDPKLYGDTGMTTLFLHEGKPGHHFHLALVQEMDLPNFRRFGGNNAFTEGWALYAETLGKEMGLFEDPAQYFGHLNDEMLRAVRLVVDTGLHTKGWTREQTIKYMRDTLGYDAVARSETERYMAWPGQALGYKIGALKIVELRQRAQQALGDKFSLPKFHEVVLGDGTLPLKLLEAKVDRWIAQQK, encoded by the coding sequence ATGAAGCATCGTTTTGCCGCCGGCACCCTCGGCACCCTGACCATCTCCCTGTTGCTCGCCTACGCGCCCATGACGCAAGCGGCCCAGCCCGCGGCCAAAAGCGTGGCCGTCAGCGCGCCGAAAGCAAAGCAGCAGCTGCAAGTGCTGGCCGACAAATATTACGATGCGCTGGCCCGTTTCGAGCCGATCAATGCCACCGAGAGCGGCGACAACCGTTTTGACGACCAGCTCGGTTCAGCCATCGTGCCCGCCGCGCGCGCAAAACAGTTCGCCCTGTACCACCAGTACCAGAAGACCCTGCGCGGGATTGCCCGTGCACAGCTGTCGCACCAGGACCAGATCAACTACGACATTCTCGACTATGAACTGGCGACGGCGCTCAGTTTCGAGCGCTTCCCCGAATACCTGTTGCCTTTGAACCAGATGGACAGCATGCCCGTCACCCTGGCCAATTATGCGGGCGGCGAGGCATCGCAGCCTTTGACGACGGTCAAGGAGTATGACGCTTACCTGAGCCGTATCGGCCAGTTGCCGGGCTGGATAGACCAGGCCATCGCCAACATGAAAGTCGGCATGCAAAAAGGCATCGTGCTGCCGAAGGCGCTGACGGAGTCGGCGCTGCCGCAATTCAAGAAACTCGTCAGCGCCACGCCGCAGGACAGCGTCTATTACACGCCCATCAAGAACTTGCCGGCCAGCTTTTCCGAGGCGGACAAGGCGCGCCTGACGCAAACCTACACCGTCATCATCGAAGCCAAGCTGATGCCTGCGCTGCAGCGCCTGTCCACCTTCATGGAACGCGACTACCTGCCGGCCGGCCGCACCAGCAGCGGCTGGAGCGCCCTGCCCGATGGCGCGGCCTGGTACCAGGCACGCGTGGCCAGCAGCACCACGACGGATCTGAAACCGGAGCAGATCCACGCCATCGGCTTGAAGGAAGTGGCGCGCATCCAGGAACAATACGCGATCGTGGGTCCGAAGATGGGCTACAACGGCCCGGCCGCCGGCTTGCCCGTGTGGGTGTCGGAACAGGCGAAATACCGCCCGTTCAAGACGGAACAGGAAGTGCTCGACGTCTACCGCAAACTGAACGTGCTGCTGGACAGCAAATTGCCCGCCCTGTTCACCCTGGTGCCGAAAGCGCCGCTGGACTTGCGCCTGGAACCTGAACTGAGCCGCGACACGGCCGCCGACCACTACACGGCACCGGCCGCCGACGGCTCGCGCCCCGGCGTGTTCTGGTCCGTCGTCACGGATCCGAAACTGTATGGCGACACGGGCATGACCACCCTGTTCCTGCACGAAGGCAAGCCCGGCCACCATTTCCACCTGGCGCTGGTGCAAGAGATGGACTTGCCGAACTTCCGCCGCTTCGGCGGCAACAATGCCTTCACGGAAGGCTGGGCCCTGTATGCGGAAACCCTGGGGAAGGAAATGGGCCTGTTCGAGGACCCGGCCCAGTATTTCGGCCACTTGAACGACGAGATGCTGCGCGCCGTGCGCCTGGTGGTCGACACTGGCTTGCACACCAAGGGCTGGACGCGCGAGCAGACGATCAAATACATGCGCGACACGCTCGGCTATGACGCCGTGGCGAGGAGCGAGACGGAACGCTACATGGCGTGGCCTGGCCAGGCCCTGGGCTACAAGATCGGCGCGCTGAAAATCGTCGAACTGCGCCAGCGCGCGCAGCAGGCGCTCGGCGACAAGTTCAGCCTGCCGAAGTTCCACGAAGTGGTGCTCGGCGACGGCACCCTGCCCCTGAAACTGCTGGAAGCCAAGGTCGACCGGTGGATCGCGCAGCAGAAGTAA
- a CDS encoding zinc-dependent alcohol dehydrogenase, whose protein sequence is MKANCWHGKRDVRVEQVPDPAILNPGDAIIKVSSTAICGSDLHLYNGVVPSMEQGDILGHEFMGEVVETGSAVRKLKVGDRVVVPFPIACGRCFFCEQQLYSVCENSNPNAYMAEKMWGHSGAGIFGYSHLTGGYAGGQAEYVRVPFADVGPIKVPDELKDEQVLFLSDILPTGYMAAEACGIAPGQVVAVWGCGPVGQFAIQSAFLLGAERVIAIDHYPERLRMARELSGAETLHFDAVDVPDALREMTGGRGPDACIDAVGMEAHGSGVSYIYDRLKQTMKLESDRPTALREALMACRNGGVVSVPGVYGGFSDKIPFGSIMNRSLTIKTGQTHVQRYMQPLLERIQQGELDPGAIISHHLRLDEAPHGYDIFQKKQEQCIKVVLHPGP, encoded by the coding sequence ATGAAAGCCAATTGCTGGCATGGCAAGCGCGACGTACGGGTCGAACAGGTACCTGATCCCGCCATCCTCAATCCCGGCGACGCCATCATCAAAGTCAGTTCCACGGCCATCTGCGGCTCCGACCTGCACCTCTACAATGGCGTCGTGCCCAGCATGGAGCAAGGCGATATCCTCGGCCATGAGTTCATGGGCGAAGTGGTGGAAACGGGCTCCGCGGTGCGCAAACTCAAGGTGGGAGACAGGGTGGTGGTGCCGTTTCCCATTGCCTGCGGACGCTGCTTCTTTTGCGAACAACAGCTGTACTCGGTGTGCGAGAATTCCAATCCCAACGCCTACATGGCAGAAAAAATGTGGGGCCATTCGGGCGCGGGCATCTTTGGCTATTCCCACCTGACGGGCGGCTATGCGGGCGGCCAGGCCGAATATGTGCGCGTGCCGTTTGCCGACGTCGGTCCCATCAAGGTGCCGGACGAGCTCAAGGATGAACAGGTCCTGTTTCTCTCGGACATACTGCCGACCGGCTACATGGCGGCCGAAGCCTGCGGCATCGCGCCGGGCCAGGTGGTGGCCGTGTGGGGTTGCGGCCCCGTGGGGCAGTTCGCCATCCAGAGCGCCTTCCTGCTCGGCGCCGAGCGCGTCATCGCCATCGACCATTACCCGGAACGCCTGCGCATGGCGCGCGAACTGTCCGGCGCGGAAACCCTGCATTTCGATGCCGTGGACGTACCCGATGCTCTGCGGGAAATGACGGGAGGACGGGGCCCCGATGCCTGCATCGATGCCGTCGGCATGGAGGCCCACGGCTCCGGCGTCAGCTATATCTATGACCGCCTCAAGCAGACGATGAAACTGGAGTCGGACCGGCCCACGGCCCTGCGCGAAGCCTTGATGGCGTGCCGCAACGGCGGTGTCGTCTCGGTGCCGGGGGTGTATGGCGGCTTCAGCGACAAGATTCCGTTTGGCTCCATCATGAACCGTTCATTGACCATCAAGACGGGGCAGACACACGTGCAGCGCTACATGCAGCCGCTGCTGGAACGCATCCAGCAGGGCGAACTCGACCCAGGTGCCATCATTTCCCACCACCTGCGCCTGGATGAAGCGCCGCACGGCTACGATATCTTCCAGAAGAAACAGGAGCAATGCATCAAGGTGGTGCTGCATCCCGGCCCCTGA
- a CDS encoding transcriptional regulator, translating to MIAQALFTPAQQKLLGLLFVRVNEGFHLNEIMRLTGLGSASAQRELRRLHDSGLITSERIGNVRRFWPNKESLVYPELSGLVQKTFGIVGVLSMTLAPLRDQLHLAFVSGATAKGQDMPGSAIDLLLVGEEANYGDLLTGLAPAERTLRRKINPNLYTLADYRRRLREGQPFLLQVLQQPKLFVIGDEALLQALTLPDSPMQTNDMPSVF from the coding sequence ATGATTGCCCAAGCCCTGTTTACTCCAGCCCAGCAAAAACTGCTGGGTTTGCTCTTTGTCCGCGTGAATGAAGGCTTTCATTTGAACGAGATCATGCGCCTGACGGGATTGGGCAGCGCGTCGGCGCAGCGGGAACTGCGTCGGCTGCATGACTCTGGCCTGATCACTTCCGAGCGTATCGGCAACGTGCGGCGCTTCTGGCCCAACAAGGAAAGCCTCGTGTATCCCGAGTTGAGCGGACTGGTGCAGAAAACCTTTGGCATCGTCGGCGTGCTCAGCATGACCCTGGCGCCCTTGCGTGATCAGCTCCACCTGGCCTTCGTGTCTGGCGCCACGGCGAAGGGGCAGGACATGCCTGGCAGCGCCATCGATTTGCTGCTGGTGGGCGAAGAAGCCAATTATGGTGATTTGTTGACCGGATTGGCCCCGGCCGAGCGAACCTTAAGGCGTAAAATCAATCCCAACCTATATACGCTGGCCGATTATCGCCGGCGACTGCGTGAAGGCCAGCCATTTCTGCTGCAGGTATTACAGCAGCCGAAGCTGTTTGTTATTGGCGATGAAGCGCTATTGCAGGCGCTGACATTGCCGGATTCTCCAATGCAGACGAATGACATGCCATCTGTATTCTAA
- a CDS encoding SRPBCC family protein, with protein MQSEDISDGATARPSTWQQQSELPAETSASSGNGHDAILHYTSARGEADMRSRRRIPDDTPRGNHALITALGWLSICLGLAQLVAPRGLARASGLRGVSPFWIRAIGLREMACGVGLLRGETRPAWRWSRIAGDAMDLSLLGAAMASRRHARTRLAATAAVVAGMTAIDYIASAQLAPRKLSELPAPGEEGLALQKSVIVNRSADDCYRAWRDLENLPRFMPGLQSVQVIDARRSRWNSVEGEWIGELTDERPGQGMRWRAAENHAETGALELSPAPGGRGTVVTMQLHMQAPAGKVGTAVAGLFSQAPAYKIETTLRRFKQWMETGEVSTTEGQPSGKRSFKTRLLHKASGTAPAPRPQSNGGVS; from the coding sequence ATGCAAAGCGAAGACATCAGCGATGGCGCTACGGCGCGTCCGTCAACATGGCAGCAGCAGTCAGAACTACCAGCGGAAACATCCGCTTCGTCCGGGAATGGGCACGACGCCATTCTTCATTACACGAGCGCGCGCGGCGAGGCCGATATGCGGTCGCGGCGGCGTATTCCCGACGATACCCCGCGCGGCAACCATGCCCTGATCACGGCACTTGGCTGGCTCAGCATCTGCCTGGGCCTGGCCCAGCTGGTGGCGCCGCGCGGCCTGGCGCGGGCCAGCGGCTTGCGCGGCGTTTCGCCTTTCTGGATACGCGCCATCGGCCTGCGCGAAATGGCGTGCGGCGTAGGCTTGCTGCGGGGAGAAACCCGGCCGGCATGGCGCTGGTCGCGCATCGCCGGCGACGCCATGGACCTGTCGCTGCTGGGCGCGGCCATGGCCAGCCGGCGCCATGCGCGCACGCGCCTGGCGGCAACGGCCGCCGTCGTGGCAGGCATGACGGCCATCGACTATATCGCCAGCGCACAACTGGCGCCGCGCAAGCTGAGCGAATTGCCCGCGCCCGGCGAAGAGGGACTGGCGCTGCAAAAGAGCGTCATCGTCAACCGTTCCGCCGACGATTGCTACCGCGCCTGGCGCGACCTGGAAAACCTGCCCCGCTTCATGCCGGGCTTGCAATCGGTGCAGGTGATCGATGCGCGGCGCTCGCGCTGGAACAGCGTCGAAGGCGAGTGGATAGGCGAACTGACAGACGAACGCCCGGGCCAGGGCATGCGCTGGCGCGCGGCGGAAAACCATGCGGAAACGGGGGCGCTGGAACTGTCGCCCGCCCCCGGTGGGCGCGGCACCGTGGTGACGATGCAACTGCACATGCAGGCGCCGGCCGGCAAGGTGGGCACGGCCGTGGCTGGCCTGTTCAGCCAGGCCCCCGCCTACAAGATCGAGACCACCTTGCGCCGCTTCAAGCAGTGGATGGAAACGGGCGAGGTCAGCACCACCGAGGGCCAGCCATCGGGCAAGCGCAGCTTCAAGACGCGCCTGCTGCACAAGGCCAGCGGCACGGCGCCTGCCCCTCGACCGCAATCAAACGGAGGTGTGTCATGA
- the rpoC gene encoding DNA-directed RNA polymerase subunit beta' → MKALLDLFKQVQTNETFDAIKIGLASPEKIRSWSYGEVKKPETINYRTFKPERDGLFCAKIFGPIKDYECLCGKYKRLKHRGVICEKCGVEVTLAKVRRERMGHIELASPTAHIWFLKSLPSRLGMVLDMTLRDIERVLYFEAYVVTDPGMTPLKKCQIMSEDDYAAKYEEYGDDFTAFMGAEGIRELLRSIDIHRDAETLRVELKESKSEAKIKKYAKRLKVLEAFQRSGIKPDWMIMEVLPVLPPELRPLVPLDGGRFATSDLNDLYRRVINRNNRLKRLMELRAPEIITRNEKRMLQEAVDSLLDNGRRGKAMTGANKRPLKSLAEMIKGKGGRFRQNLLGKRVDYSGRSVIVVGPQLKLHQCGLPKLMALELFKPFIFNKLELMGLATTIKAAKKLVEIQEPVVWDILEDVIREHPIMLNRAPTLHRLGIQAFEPVLIEGKAIQLHPLVCAAFNADFDGDQMAVHVPLSIEAQMEARTLMLASNNILFPSNGEPSIVPSQDIVLGLYYATREAINAKNEGMMFPDVSEVIRAYDNKEVELTTRVTVRITEYPKNAETGEFEKTVTRYETTIGRAILSEILPKGLPFSVLNRALKKKEISKLINTSFRKCGLRATVVFADKLMQSGFRLATRAGISICVDDMLVPPQKVTLIATAESEVKQIEQQYASGLVTAGERYNKVVDIWGKTSDEVGKAMMDQLKVEDVIRRDGTQSTQESFNAIYMMADSGARGSAAQIRQLAGMRGLMAKPDGSIIETPITANFREGLNVLQYFISTHGARKGLADTALKTANSGYLTRRLVDVTQDLVVIEDDCGTMNGTVMKALVEGGEVIEPLRDRILGRVVVHDVVNPETQETLYDAGTLMDEDMVEEIERLSIDEVKVRTPLTCDTRFGLCAKCYGRDLGRGMLVNAGEAVGVVAAQSIGEPGTQLTMRTFHIGGAASRAAVASSVEAKSNGTIRFTATMRYVTNGKGAQIVISRSGEVLITDDHGRERERHKVPYGATLIVKDGMVIKAGTALATWDPLTRPIITEYAGQVRFENVEEGVTVARQVDEVTGLSTLVAIDAKRRGSLTKTLRPQVKLINDANEEVKIAGTEHSVAIGFQVGALIMVKDGQQVSVGEVLARIPTESQKTRDITGGLPRVAELFEARSPKDAGMLAEVTGTVAFGKETKGKQRLEITDMDGNKHEFLITKDKQVLVHDGQVVNKGEMIVDGPADPQDILRLLGIEALARYIVDEVQDVYRLQGVKINDKHIEVIVRQMLRRVQIVNAGDTNYIVGEQVERSELLDENDRVTSENKIPATYENVLLGITKASLSTDSFISAASFQETTRVLTEAAIMGKRDGLRGLKENVIVGRLIPGGTGLAFHRARKEKEAWEVEERQALLLAEKASMAGEAAEALQDIETQQHHGDEA, encoded by the coding sequence ATGAAAGCACTGCTCGATCTATTCAAGCAAGTACAGACCAACGAGACCTTCGATGCAATCAAGATCGGTCTCGCTTCGCCTGAGAAAATCCGTTCGTGGTCCTACGGCGAAGTCAAAAAGCCGGAAACCATCAACTACCGTACCTTCAAGCCTGAGCGCGACGGCCTGTTCTGCGCCAAGATCTTTGGCCCGATCAAGGATTACGAATGCCTGTGCGGCAAGTACAAGCGCCTGAAACACCGCGGCGTGATCTGCGAAAAGTGCGGCGTCGAAGTCACCCTGGCCAAAGTGCGCCGCGAGCGCATGGGCCACATCGAGCTGGCCTCGCCGACCGCGCACATCTGGTTCCTGAAGTCCTTGCCGTCGCGTCTGGGCATGGTCCTGGACATGACCCTGCGGGACATCGAACGCGTGCTGTACTTTGAAGCATACGTCGTGACCGATCCAGGCATGACCCCGCTGAAAAAGTGCCAGATCATGTCGGAAGACGACTACGCCGCCAAGTACGAAGAGTACGGCGACGACTTCACCGCCTTCATGGGCGCCGAAGGTATCCGTGAACTGCTGCGCTCGATCGACATCCACCGCGATGCCGAAACCCTGCGCGTGGAACTGAAGGAATCGAAATCCGAAGCCAAGATCAAGAAATACGCGAAGCGCCTGAAAGTGCTGGAAGCGTTCCAACGTTCGGGCATCAAGCCTGACTGGATGATCATGGAAGTGCTGCCAGTGCTGCCGCCGGAACTGCGTCCGCTGGTACCGCTGGATGGCGGCCGTTTCGCGACCTCGGATCTGAACGATCTGTATCGCCGCGTCATCAACCGTAACAACCGTCTGAAACGCCTGATGGAGCTGCGCGCTCCAGAGATCATCACGCGCAACGAAAAGCGCATGCTGCAAGAAGCGGTCGATTCGCTGCTGGACAACGGCCGTCGCGGCAAAGCGATGACCGGCGCCAACAAGCGTCCGCTGAAATCGCTGGCAGAGATGATCAAGGGCAAGGGCGGCCGTTTCCGTCAAAACTTGCTGGGCAAACGCGTCGATTACTCCGGTCGTTCGGTCATCGTCGTGGGCCCGCAATTGAAACTGCATCAGTGCGGCTTGCCGAAACTGATGGCGCTGGAACTGTTCAAGCCATTCATTTTCAATAAACTGGAACTGATGGGTCTGGCTACCACGATCAAGGCCGCCAAAAAGCTGGTCGAGATCCAGGAGCCGGTCGTGTGGGACATCCTGGAAGACGTGATCCGTGAACATCCGATCATGTTGAACCGCGCACCTACGCTGCACCGTCTGGGTATTCAGGCGTTCGAGCCAGTCCTGATTGAAGGCAAGGCCATCCAACTGCACCCGCTCGTCTGCGCCGCATTCAACGCCGACTTTGACGGTGACCAAATGGCGGTCCACGTTCCTCTGTCGATCGAAGCGCAGATGGAAGCACGCACCCTGATGCTGGCATCGAACAACATCCTGTTCCCATCGAACGGCGAACCGTCGATCGTGCCGTCGCAGGATATCGTGCTCGGTCTGTACTACGCGACCCGCGAAGCGATCAATGCGAAGAACGAAGGGATGATGTTCCCTGACGTGTCGGAAGTGATCCGCGCCTACGACAACAAGGAAGTCGAACTGACGACCCGCGTCACCGTGCGTATTACCGAATACCCGAAAAACGCCGAAACGGGCGAATTCGAGAAGACGGTTACCCGCTACGAAACGACGATCGGCCGTGCGATCCTGTCGGAAATTCTGCCGAAAGGCCTGCCGTTCTCCGTCTTGAACCGCGCGCTGAAAAAGAAAGAAATTTCCAAGCTGATCAACACGTCGTTCCGCAAGTGCGGCCTGCGCGCCACCGTGGTGTTCGCAGACAAACTGATGCAATCGGGTTTCCGCCTGGCGACACGCGCCGGTATCTCGATCTGCGTCGACGACATGCTGGTACCGCCTCAAAAAGTCACCTTGATCGCGACGGCCGAATCGGAAGTCAAGCAGATCGAACAGCAATACGCTTCGGGTCTCGTGACCGCCGGCGAGCGTTACAACAAGGTCGTCGATATCTGGGGCAAGACCTCCGATGAAGTCGGCAAGGCCATGATGGACCAGCTGAAAGTCGAAGACGTGATCCGCCGCGACGGTACGCAGTCGACGCAAGAATCGTTCAACGCCATTTACATGATGGCCGACTCCGGTGCGCGTGGTTCCGCAGCCCAGATTCGCCAGTTGGCCGGTATGCGTGGTCTGATGGCCAAACCGGATGGTTCGATTATCGAAACGCCGATTACCGCGAACTTCCGCGAAGGTCTGAACGTTTTGCAGTACTTCATTTCGACCCACGGCGCTCGTAAAGGTCTGGCCGATACGGCGCTGAAAACGGCAAACTCGGGTTACCTGACCCGTCGTCTGGTCGACGTGACGCAAGACTTGGTGGTGATCGAGGACGATTGCGGCACCATGAACGGTACCGTCATGAAGGCCCTGGTTGAAGGTGGTGAAGTCATCGAACCGTTGCGCGACCGTATCCTCGGCCGCGTGGTGGTGCATGACGTCGTCAATCCTGAAACCCAGGAAACCCTGTATGACGCCGGCACCCTGATGGACGAAGACATGGTCGAAGAGATCGAGCGTCTGTCCATCGATGAAGTCAAGGTTCGTACGCCACTGACTTGCGACACGCGCTTCGGCCTGTGCGCCAAGTGCTATGGCCGCGACCTGGGCCGCGGCATGCTGGTCAACGCCGGCGAAGCCGTCGGTGTGGTGGCAGCGCAGTCGATTGGTGAGCCTGGTACCCAGCTGACCATGCGTACGTTCCACATTGGTGGTGCGGCATCGCGTGCGGCAGTGGCATCGTCGGTGGAAGCGAAATCGAACGGCACCATCCGCTTCACGGCAACCATGCGTTACGTGACGAACGGCAAGGGCGCGCAAATCGTCATTTCCCGTTCCGGCGAAGTGCTGATCACCGACGACCATGGCCGTGAGCGTGAGCGTCATAAAGTACCGTACGGCGCGACCCTGATCGTCAAGGACGGCATGGTCATCAAGGCCGGTACGGCCCTGGCAACGTGGGATCCGCTGACCCGTCCGATCATTACCGAATACGCCGGTCAAGTGCGTTTCGAGAACGTCGAAGAAGGCGTCACCGTAGCCCGTCAGGTCGACGAAGTGACCGGTCTGTCCACCCTGGTGGCGATCGATGCGAAACGTCGCGGTTCGCTGACCAAGACCCTGCGTCCGCAAGTCAAGCTGATCAACGACGCGAACGAAGAAGTCAAGATCGCCGGCACCGAACACTCGGTGGCGATCGGCTTCCAGGTCGGCGCGCTGATCATGGTCAAGGACGGTCAACAGGTATCGGTGGGTGAAGTGCTGGCACGTATCCCGACCGAATCGCAAAAAACGCGCGATATTACCGGTGGTCTGCCACGCGTTGCGGAACTGTTCGAAGCCCGTTCCCCGAAAGATGCCGGTATGCTGGCGGAAGTCACGGGTACGGTTGCGTTCGGTAAAGAAACCAAGGGCAAGCAGCGTCTGGAAATCACGGACATGGACGGCAACAAGCACGAGTTCCTGATTACCAAGGACAAGCAAGTGCTGGTGCATGACGGCCAAGTCGTGAACAAGGGCGAGATGATCGTGGACGGCCCGGCCGATCCGCAAGACATCCTGCGCCTGCTGGGTATCGAAGCGCTGGCACGTTACATCGTTGACGAAGTGCAAGACGTGTACCGTCTGCAAGGCGTGAAGATCAATGACAAGCACATCGAAGTGATCGTGCGTCAGATGCTGCGCCGTGTTCAGATCGTCAATGCCGGCGACACCAACTACATCGTTGGCGAGCAGGTAGAGCGTTCGGAACTGCTGGACGAGAACGATCGCGTGACGTCGGAGAACAAGATCCCTGCGACCTACGAGAACGTCTTGCTGGGTATTACCAAGGCTTCGCTGTCGACCGATTCGTTCATCTCGGCCGCATCGTTCCAGGAAACCACCCGCGTGCTGACCGAAGCGGCGATCATGGGCAAGCGCGATGGTCTGCGCGGCCTGAAAGAGAACGTCATCGTCGGCCGCCTGATTCCTGGCGGTACGGGCCTGGCCTTCCACCGCGCACGCAAAGAGAAAGAAGCGTGGGAAGTGGAAGAGCGTCAAGCACTGCTGCTGGCCGAGAAAGCCTCGATGGCTGGCGAAGCTGCCGAAGCGCTGCAGGACATCGAAACTCAGCAACACCACGGCGACGAAGCGTAA